The Vidua chalybeata isolate OUT-0048 chromosome 17, bVidCha1 merged haplotype, whole genome shotgun sequence genome has a segment encoding these proteins:
- the GID8 gene encoding glucose-induced degradation protein 8 homolog, translated as MSYAEKPDEITKDEWMEKLNNLHIQRADMNRLIMNYLVTEGFKEAAEKFRMESGIEPSVDLETLDERIKIREMILKGQIQEAIALINSLHPELLDTNRYLYFHLQQQHLIELIRQRETEAALEFAQTQLAEQGEESRECLTEMERTLALLAFDNPEESPFGDLLNMMQRQKVWSEVNQAVLDYENRESTPKLAKLLKLLLWAQNELDQKKVKYPKMTDLSKGTIEEPK; from the exons ATGAGTTATGCAGAAAAACCTGATGAAATCACAAAAGATGAATGGATGGAAAAGCTTAATAACTTACATATCCAGAGAGCAGACATGAACCGCCTTATCATGAACTACCTTGTCACAG AGGGCTttaaagaagcagcagagaaatttcGGATGGAGTCTGGAATTGAACCCAGCGTGGATTTAGAGACTCTggatgaaagaataaaaatccgTGAGATGATCTTGAAAGGGCAGATCCAGGAAGCCATTGCATTGATAAACAGCCTccatccagagctgctggataCCAACAGATATCTCTACTTCCATTtgcag CAACAGCACTTGATTGAACTGATTCGGCAGCGTGAGACAGAGGCAGCTCTGGAATTTGCTCAGACCCAATTAGCAGAACaaggggaggagagcagggaatgccTGACAGAAATGGAGCGCACGCTGGCTCTGCTTGCCTTTGATAATCCCGAAGAATCACCATTTGGAGACTTGCTGAACATGATGCAGCGACAGAAG gtaTGGAGTGAGGTTAATCAAGCTGTTCTAGACTATGAAAATCGTGAATCAACACCCAAGTTGGCAAAATTACTGAAACTACTACTGTGGGCTCAGAATGAGCTGGACCAGAAGAAAGTGAAATACCCCAAAATGACAGACCTCAGCAAGGGGACGATTGAAGAGCCCAAGTAA